From Carassius auratus strain Wakin chromosome 22, ASM336829v1, whole genome shotgun sequence, a single genomic window includes:
- the LOC113039351 gene encoding GTPase IMAP family member 7-like, whose amino-acid sequence MASRSATKEGKVSQRRLVLVGITGAGKSSSGNTILGRSAFTALKSGSSVTKECGKVTENVAGREITLVDTPGMFDTDISEEKLLKQEISKCINMTAPGPHAILLVIQFGSFTEEEKLSVEKVRAIFEESDKHTIVLFTHGDKLKRSIEEHISKASEDLKEILRRCGGRYHVFNNKHMEDRNQVVELLEKIDSMVAANGGEYYTSETYRDMELMLRTKEDELRREYENKLLEKKRELEATFAAEKQKLEERLIEYKRYYDAQLREFRLKAEQTYTNENKLIKIIYKLKKLTV is encoded by the coding sequence TGTCACAGAGAAGGCTGGTGTTGGTGGGAATCACTGGAGCAGGGAAAAGCTCCTCCGGAAACACCATCCTGGGCAGGAGTGCCTTCACAGCTTTAAAAAGTGGTTCATCTGTAACCAAAGAGTGTGGCAAAGTGACTGAAAATGTGGCAGGGAGAGAAATCACTCTGGTAGATACACCAGGCATGTTTGACACAGATATTTCAGAGGAAAAGCTTCTGAAACAGGAGATCAGTAAGTGTATAAATATGACGGCACCTGGACCTCACGCCATCCTCCTGGTCATTCAGTTTGGCTCATTTACTGAAGAGGAGAAACTCTCCGTGGAGAAGGTCAGAGCCATATTTGAAGAATCAGATAAACACACAATCGTCCTCTTCACTCACGGTGATAAACTGAAACGCTCTATTGAGGAACACATCAGTAAAGCCAGTGAGGACCTGAAAGAAATCCTGAGACGCTGTGGGGGAAGATATCACGTCTTCAACAATAAACACATGGAGGATCGTAATCAGGTTGTGGAGCTGCTGGAGAAGATAGACTCCATGGTCGCAGCTAATGGAGGTGAATATTACACCAGTGAAACATACCGCGACATGGAGCTCATGCTGAGAACTAAAGAAGACGAACTGAGACGAGAATATGAGAACAAATTactagagaaaaaaagagagctgGAGGCCACGTTTGCTGCAGAGAAGCAGAAGCTGGAGGAAAGACTGATCGAGTACAAGCGTTATTACGATGCACAGCTTCGAGAGTTCAGACTGAAGGCAGAACAGACTTATACTAATGAGAATAAACTAATTAAGATCATTTACAAGTTGAAAAAACTCACAGTCTAA